One segment of Primulina tabacum isolate GXHZ01 chromosome 14, ASM2559414v2, whole genome shotgun sequence DNA contains the following:
- the LOC142524522 gene encoding hevamine-A-like, with protein MSVHPQTYFHLLLPILVAFSLFVHSKSSGIAVYWGQNVNEGTLSAACATGNYQYVNIAFLSTFGNGQTPVLNLAGHCDPPSGTCTGLSDDIRSCQNQGVKLLLSLGGDSASYSLSSADDAIQVADYLWNNFLGGQSTSRPLGDAVLDGIDFDIEAGSGLYWDDLARALSGYSSQRKVYLSAAPQCQDNYLGQAIQTRLFDYVWIQFYNNPQCDYRGGVDNLVATWNQWSGEVPEGQIFLGLPASPEAAGGGYIPPDVLTSQVLPSIKSSPNYGGVMLWSRYFDLLQSYSNAIVGSV; from the coding sequence atgtcaGTCCATCCCCAAACATATTTCCATCTTTTACTCCCAATCCTCGTCGCATTTTCACTGTTCGTTCACTCAAAATCATCAGGAATCGCCGTATACTGGGGCCAAAACGTCAACGAAGGAACACTCTCAGCTGCCTGCGCCACCGGCAACTATCAATACGTGAACATCGCCTTCTTATCCACATTCGGCAATGGCCAAACTCCTGTTCTAAACCTGGCTGGCCACTGCGATCCACCCTCGGGTACATGCACAGGATTAAGCGACGACATTCGTTCCTGCCAGAATCAGGGCGTCAAATTACTACTGTCCCTCGGCGGTGATTCAGCCAGCTACTCCCTGTCATCGGCGGATGATGCCATACAAGTTGCTGATTATCTCTGGAACAACTTTTTAGGTGGACAATCCACTTCCCGGCCTTTAGGAGATGCCGTTTTAGATGGCATCGACTTCGATATTGAAGCTGGATCAGGCCTGTACTGGGACGATCTTGCCAGGGCCCTGTCAGGCTACAGCTCACAGAGAAAGGTATACTTATCTGCTGCTCCACAGTGTCAAGATAACTATCTAGGTCAGGCAATTCAAACGAGGTTGTTCGACTACGTCTGGATACAGTTTTACAACAATCCCCAGTGTGACTACCGCGGCGGGGTTGATAATCTTGTGGCCACCTGGAACCAGTGGAGCGGCGAAGTACCTGAGGGGCAGATCTTCTTGGGCCTGCCGGCGTCTCCGGAAGCAGCTGGCGGAGGATACATTCCACCCGACGTGCTAACTTCTCAGGTCTTACCATCTATCAAGTCTTCTCCGAATTATGGAGGAGTGATGCTTTGGAGCAGGTACTTTGATCTGCTGCAGAGCTATAGCAATGCTATTGTGGGCAGTGTTTGA